From a single Miscanthus floridulus cultivar M001 chromosome 8, ASM1932011v1, whole genome shotgun sequence genomic region:
- the LOC136469962 gene encoding uncharacterized protein codes for MAARLHQKGELVAKYGPGSNQFSLKDFVEELGYDKESRTLKVHWLLPGKTITDGLRLIETDSDIMVMMFVIDRVRNLVIYLDHYDMICSSINWDDIVANHVCSLPKVFSPIKVVTAERKEGEKLPVFYTNLRKAIEWNQDPVHDGIEADDSNSDDSDFNYSDYEIRFSDDDLFADNVDAGVFDEGATKGCKMFKWKKATGSKLKRKQSMTMSVGDEDESIEEEEIDLVDSDEGSNRNMFREFRHGDLLNPSFRVGQVFGTVELVRKAITECNLRNRVEIKMPRNDRKRVKAHYAEGCPWNFYASMDSRANCFQVKTNNGHHIC; via the exons ATGGCCGCCAGATTGCATCAGAAAGGAGAGCTAGTGGCTAAATACG GTCCAGGGTCTAACCAGTTCAGTCTAAAG GACTTTGTGGAAGAGTTAGGTTATGATAAGGAATCACGTACACTGAAGGTGCATTGGTTATTGCCAGGGAAGACAATAACAGATGGTTTGAGACTTATAGAGACTGATAGTGACATAATGGTCATGATGTTTGTGATTGATAGGGTGAGGAACCTAGTCATTTATCTTGATCATTATGATATGATTTGTTCTAGTATCAACTGGGATGACATTGTAGCAAATCATGTCTGTAGTTTGCCCAAGGTCTTTAGTCCTATTAAGGTTGTGACAGCTGAAAGGAAGGAAGGGGAGAAATTGCCAGTGTTTTACACAAACCTAAGGAAGGCCATTGAGTGGAACCAAGATCCAGTACATGATGGCATTGAGGCAGATGACAGTAATTCAGATGACTCAGACTTTAATTATAGTGATTATGAGATTAGATTTTCTGATGATGACCTATTTGCTGACAATGTCGATGCTGGTGTGTTTGATGAAGGGGCAACTAAGGGTTGTAAAATGTTCAAATGGAAGAAGGCTACGGGCAGCAAACTCAAGAGGAAGCAATCTATGACTATGTCAGTTGGAGATGAGGATGAATCAATAGAAGAGGAAGAGATTGACTTGGTAGATTCTGATGAAGGTAGCAATAGGAACATGTTCAGGGAATTTCGGCATGGAGATTTGTTGAATCCATCATTTAGGGTAGGGCAAGTATTTGGTACAGTTGAGCTTGTGAGGAAGGCCATCACAGAGTGCAACCTTAGGAATAGGGTAGAGATCAAAATGCCTAGAAATGATAGGAAGAGAGTCAAGGCTCATTATGCTGAAGGGTGTCCATGGAACTTCTATGCATCCATGGATAGTAGGGCAAATTGTTTTCAAGTGAAGACAAACAATGGCCATCACATCTGCTAG